In Iodobacter fluviatilis, one DNA window encodes the following:
- a CDS encoding mechanosensitive ion channel family protein, which yields MQGYYERLAAALLPMLADRALIRDAIISAVFIISLMICRSLIRSAILRRHDLGPEVRRRWVVYLRNCSLGVFALGMIFIWGHEIQTFAVSLVAIAAAIVLATKEMILCMLGSIFRSSSNAFAVGDRVEIGGIRGQVIDMNLVSTTLMESSHASHRQGTVGRGVTVPNSLLLSQPVFNESMLGDYVLQTIHVAILRNDDWERAERVLMEAGDAIAAEYAQDLSRHARELERRYALESPMMEPRVRIFLDHYEEIGLQLQIAVPLGHRARIEQRVLRLFLQGMSANKPFTKSDVK from the coding sequence ATGCAAGGGTATTACGAAAGATTGGCGGCGGCTTTGCTGCCGATGCTGGCAGACAGGGCATTGATTCGTGATGCGATTATTTCTGCGGTTTTCATTATTTCTTTGATGATTTGCCGCTCCCTGATTCGCAGTGCGATTTTGCGGCGGCATGATTTAGGGCCGGAGGTTCGCCGCCGTTGGGTGGTTTATTTACGTAATTGCTCTTTAGGTGTCTTTGCGCTTGGGATGATTTTTATCTGGGGGCACGAGATTCAGACCTTCGCCGTCTCGCTGGTGGCGATTGCGGCAGCGATTGTGCTGGCCACCAAAGAAATGATTCTTTGTATGCTGGGGTCTATTTTTCGCAGCAGCAGCAATGCATTTGCTGTGGGGGACAGGGTTGAAATAGGCGGAATACGCGGCCAGGTGATTGATATGAATCTGGTTTCTACCACCTTAATGGAATCGAGCCATGCCTCTCACCGCCAGGGAACTGTCGGCCGTGGTGTAACCGTACCCAATTCATTACTGCTGAGTCAGCCGGTTTTTAATGAAAGTATGTTGGGCGATTATGTATTGCAGACTATTCATGTTGCCATTTTACGCAACGATGATTGGGAGAGAGCAGAGCGGGTGCTGATGGAGGCGGGGGATGCGATTGCTGCGGAATATGCGCAAGATTTATCCCGCCATGCGCGTGAGCTGGAGCGCCGGTATGCACTGGAATCGCCGATGATGGAGCCAAGGGTCAGAATTTTTCTCGATCACTATGAGGAAATTGGCCTGCAGCTGCAAATTGCGGTACCGCTAGGGCATCGAGCCAGAATTGAGCAGCGCGTATTAAGATTGTTTTTACAGGGAATGAGTGCCAATAAGCCATTTACAAAGAGCGATGTGAAGTGA
- a CDS encoding tRNA-dihydrouridine synthase: MKILLAPMEGLLDFVLRDVLTRVGGIDMCVTEFIRVSGSLLPNKTFLRIAPELLNGSKTVAGVPVSVQLLGSDPVCMAENAARLAELGPYEIDLNFGCPAKSVNRHRGGAVLLQEPELIYEIVGAVRRAVPAHIPVTAKMRLGYNDHSQTIECAQAMASAGAARVVVHARTKLDGYKPPAYWELIPAVREALAVPVVANGEIWTVEEFHRCAAVSGCDQIMLGRGIVSNPGLALMAKNDQPQLPWADLQPLFICFWQLIQAQHIMPKHRAGRMKQWLTYLRRTYPEAEALFAQVRTLTEPDDVAAVLLGK, translated from the coding sequence TTGAAGATTTTACTTGCCCCTATGGAGGGGCTGCTTGATTTTGTGCTGCGTGATGTGCTGACGCGAGTGGGTGGCATTGATATGTGCGTCACCGAGTTTATTCGTGTGAGCGGCTCTTTATTGCCCAATAAAACATTCCTACGGATTGCGCCAGAGCTGCTTAATGGCAGTAAAACCGTAGCGGGTGTGCCAGTGAGCGTGCAACTATTGGGCTCAGATCCTGTGTGTATGGCTGAAAACGCGGCACGTCTGGCTGAGCTGGGCCCGTATGAAATTGATTTAAATTTTGGCTGCCCTGCAAAAAGTGTGAATCGCCATCGTGGCGGTGCGGTGTTACTGCAAGAGCCAGAATTAATTTATGAGATTGTGGGGGCTGTGCGCCGTGCTGTGCCTGCGCATATTCCGGTGACGGCCAAAATGCGGCTTGGTTATAACGATCACAGCCAGACGATTGAATGCGCTCAGGCGATGGCCAGCGCGGGCGCTGCGCGCGTGGTAGTGCATGCACGTACTAAGCTGGATGGCTATAAGCCGCCTGCTTACTGGGAGCTCATTCCTGCTGTACGTGAGGCTTTGGCGGTTCCGGTGGTGGCCAATGGCGAAATATGGACGGTGGAAGAGTTTCATCGCTGTGCGGCCGTGTCAGGCTGTGATCAGATTATGCTGGGGCGGGGGATTGTTTCTAATCCGGGGCTGGCGCTCATGGCTAAAAATGACCAGCCACAATTGCCGTGGGCAGATTTGCAGCCCTTATTTATTTGTTTCTGGCAGCTGATTCAGGCGCAGCACATTATGCCTAAGCACCGCGCCGGTCGGATGAAGCAGTGGCTGACTTATTTACGCCGTACTTATCCGGAGGCTGAGGCGTTGTTTGCACAGGTTCGTACTTTAACCGAGCCGGATGATGTGGCTGCTGTACTGTTGGGTAAGTAG